The DNA sequence tcataagaccctatctcaaaaaacccttcatgggctggtggaatggttcaagtggtagagtgccttctagcatgcatgaggctctgaattcaaacaccagtatcgctggttttttttttttttttaaaaaaaaaagggctggtggagtgactcaagatgaaggccctgagttcaagccccagtaccacaaaaagaaaaaggaaaaaatttcagtCACTGAAGACTCAGTGTCCATGTACGAGAAAGACAGAAATTTGGAGTTCATTTAAAAGAAAGGGTCCAGaaatatctgtttattcattaacaaatatttattgggtgcCTGGAATGTGTGGAATGCTGCATGTCCCTCATAATATGTAGCTAATATGAGTCACAGTCACTACCCTTAAGGAGGAGACATATGTACCAACAATGAATTGCCACAACATTGGCACAGAGTCCAGACAGGTAACATACAAAGTGTAGCTAGTTACAGAGATTGAGGTGAGTAGGAGAGGAATACCTGAAAGGAGGAACAAGTTACTTAGCTGGCACTGGGTTGccagatttcctttttttaatgatGGACCAGAAATCGCTAAATGTAATtgcctactttttattttattaattttagtggtaccggggtttgaactcagggcctacaccttgggctactccatcagcccttttttgtgatgggtggttttcaagatagggtctcatgaaactgtttgcctgagctagctTTGAATCgaagtcctcctgatctgtgcctcctgagttgctaggattacaggcgtgagctactggcacccagcaaaacTCATTGGaatttctccctcccaccctccgcCCActgttgcttgaactcagggcctcacacttgctaggcaggtgctctaccacttgagccactctggcagctcctaatttttaaatattagcagCTAGTGccaatctttctttaaaatgccATACAAACTGGGTGCccatgactcatgtctgtaatcttagctactcaggaggcagagataaggaggatcacagtttgaagccagcccaggcaaataattcacgagactctatcttgaaaatacccaacaacacAGTGCAAAACACTATACAGATTGAACAAACACTTAAGTAGGCTGGTAGCTTACAGCTTCTGTCATAAATTATGATAAGCACAGTAACAGAAGAACATACTAGGCACAGGGGTGGCAAAATTGAGTGGTATGGGGAATGGTTCAATTAAATGGGTGTTGTAATCATTAAATGGGTGTTGTAATCAGCCTAGAGAGGACTTGATGGAGACATGAACACCCATTTCAACTATTTGAAGGACTGTTAGAGAAAGCCAGTTAGATTTGTGTCCTTTATGGCCTTAAAAGGTAAaaccagggctgggggcatggctccagtgttagagcacctgcctagtaagcacagggCAATGATGTAATGAGCTCTGTCTTGGGTAGGAGCAGGTTGACCAGAGCAGTCGTAGAGGAGATTTTGGTATCCAAGGAAATGAATAGGGAGGGTCCTTATTAAAGGGTCCCTTCCAACTTGAGGTCTTCCAATTCTGAATGAGTGAAAGACCCAAGTGTACTTGAGAAAGGAGGAGCAGAGAGGTTGTCATGTAGGGTAAGCAGAATACTTATGAAGTGAGAGGTACTAGAGTACCTTAGGGAACTTTCAGTAGTTGGCTTGGGCAGTTGGCATGACTAGATGGATGACTGGGAAGATAATTGAGAGATCATGGACAGACCTAGATTGtgggaaaagaagaaactgaCTATTCCCTTATTTCCCCCCTTGACCATGAAGAGACATACGAGCGGCTAGAGGCTGACAAAAAGAAACAGGTTCACAAGAAGCGGAAGTGCCCTGGGCCAATAATCACCTATCATTCAGTGACAGTACCACTTGTTGGGGAGTTGGGCCCTAAGGAAGAGAATGTAGATGTAGAGGGGTAAGTAAATCAACTGTTATCTTGGCCCAGTTTCACTAGCTTGCTTCTCACAGCTCTCCCTCAGACACATACATGTACTTCAGAATCTGTTCTCCcttcaattccttttttttttttttctttttcccttttatcctctcttttccctctttttgctgttttgctattttgtttgtttttggtggtagtagggatagaaatcagggcctcatgcctgttTTACTTTTAACCTCACTTTTTCCTCCCACTAACCAACATTTAGTAGGTTCTCTCAGAATGTTCCACCACTCtgcctcctttttctttcctcagctttctcatttctttctgtatCCATTGCCTTCTCGTCagctctttgtgtttttctttgtcttttaccCCAGACTTGATCCAGCTCCCACTGCTTCTGCCTTGACTCCCCATCCTGGGACTGGACCTGTCATCCCTCCCGCTCGCTGCTCACGTACCTTCATCACATTCAGTGATGATGCGACATTTGAGGAATGGTTCCCCCAAGGGCGACCACCAAAAGTCCCTGTTCGGGAGGTCTGCCCAGTAACCCATCGTCCAGCTCTATACCGGGACCCTGTTACAGATATACCCTACGCCACTGCTCGAGCCTTCAAAATCATACGTGAGGCTTACAAGAAGTACATCACTGCCCATGGACTGCCGCCTACTGCCTCAGCCCTGGGCCCTGGCCCTCCTCCTCCTGAACCCGTCCCTGGCTCTGGGCCCCGAGCTTTGCGCCAGAAAATCGTCATAAAATGAAGAGATGTCTAGTCCTTAGAAATCTCTTTCCTGCCCTGACCTGGGGCTcttgatttttcctttccttgcttcTGATCTTTGTTCAGTCCTCTTCTGTATTTCTCTCCCCATCTTTTCCCCCTTGTTTCTTCTGATTTTGTTGTGCTTTTTaatctaataaaatgaaaagatccTTTTTTGTCTGATGTCTAATCTAGGGTTGAGAGCAAGAAATATTTGTTTGTGATCTTTTGAATgtatttgggtctttttttttttttttttcctttggtaggactggggattaaactcaataccttgtgcatgctaggcaggcaactctaccactgaactacatccctaaccctgatcttttttttttttttttttttttttttgtgatactggggcttgaactcagggcctacaccttgaaccaatccaccagcccttttttttctttttgtttttttaatgttggatattttcaagatagggtcttgtgaactatttgcctgggctggctttgaaccgcagtcctcctgatctctgcctcctgagtagctaggattacagataggagccaccagcaccctgctaaCCCTGGTCTTTATATTTGTCTAATAGCACTTATTATgagctgtcttttttttccctttctgacaTAAGGTCTTGATGGATTGCCTGTTCTAAtctcaaattcctgggctcaagcaatccttccacagcctcccgagtgctgaacTATAGGTgcataccactgcacccagcttgtccttttttaattgtaaaatattCATTCCTCCAACTAGACTATAATGCCTTAAAACTAGATATCAGGATAAAACCTTACATTGACTTTGGTATCACATTATATTCACTGCTTTGAATATAGCAGGCCCAAATAGGAACTGTCTGATTCTCATAAAACTCCACTCTAGGACTCTGGAAAAGGAGGTGTCATGACTGATAATGGCCACTAGAGGCTCTCAGGGCCGGGCAGGGTATGGGGGCTGTGTATATGTGATCTCCCACTACCCCCCACCTGGCCagagctaaaataataaaatgctgagCTCACTgttcccccaccctttcccccggCACTGGTCTCCTCCTGCTGCAGGGACAGTGCCCCAGTAGAACAGACAGACCAACCGACAGGAAGGTGAGAAGAGAGGTGGTCATCAGAACTGGTAGGTGGGGAAGGAAAGGGGTTCATGGGTGAGAACCTGGTGAGAGATGAAAGAAGAGTGGCTCTTAAGGGGAATGATACAGAGTGTGTCTCTGCCTCTGTTACCCTGTGTTTCTGCCACTGTCCTGTCCCTTAACTGTATAGTTTATGTTGTCAATGTAAGCGTCTCACATACTTTATATCAAGCATGGTGTATATGTGGAGTTTATGCGTATTTTTCATATTGTAAAAGATTGTGTAAGTTTAATCTTCCTGTTCTTTTTAGAGAACTACTGCATTTAAAAGGCATTTCCCACCACTGGTCGGGTGTCACCTTCCTGATGACAGATTGTGGGGACTCAGTCCCTTCTGAGGCCGTACTGCCCTTCCCCCAACCTGGAAGTCCCCCAACTTCTAAGCCTTGCTTTCCCATAGCATTTAGAATTTAAGcaaacacagaaagtgaaatcttGATCTCccacaataaaagaggaaataaaggtaGCATAACAAACTGCCCCCAATCTAGCCAATTTTCCTTACTTTCTTTAATCAGTTTAGAAAAAGGCTGGATaacaggaagagaggaggaattTCCATGAAGCTATCTGCCACCTTTCCCCCCACACACCTTTCAATAGGAATTGGGCATGAAGCCAGCAATGCTGGCAGAGCTTCCGGCAGCTGTGCTAGGGCAAGCGGCACTGACGGGTTAGGGTGTAGGGGAGGGTGCTGCCAGAATTTCTCTGTCATACAATCAGAAGGCAGACCTAATTTGTACCCTGGGATTCCCATCCACAATGGCTAGAAACTGAGGAAGCAGGAAGAATGAGACTAATTTTAACTCTAAACATCCTAACCTTCCCATCCCCACCTGGATTTCTAACCTCAGGTGTCTAGTTCAATGTTCTACCCCTGGCTGGTCTCTTCATGTCCCTACTGTGTCTGTGTCCATCTTTCCACATTCAACTGTTTTCCCCATGTCCCCCTAGGCTCTTAGTGCCACATTGGGGTAGGGGCTACCATGTCATCGTATCAGAAGGAGTTGGAGAAATACAGAGACATAGATGAAGATGAGATCCTAAGAACCTTGAGCCCTGAGGAGCTAGAGCAGCTGGACTGTGAGCTACAAGAGATGGACCCTGAGGTAGCGGCACCAGAACAGGGGACCAGGGGCAGTCCCCAGGCATTTGGGAAGAGTGCTGGACTCTGGATGGTTGAGTCCAGGGATACCTTTAGGGCTTGCAGTCCCAAGAGGGTTAGGGAAAAGGTATCTGGAGATGTTTAGGGAGCCTTAGAGGTACTCCAGAAGAGTACCTGACTTGTTCCCCAAAATTCATCCCTAAGAACATGCTCCTGCCAGCTGGATTAAGACAACGTGACCAGACAAAGAAGAGCCCAACAGGGCCACTGGATCGAGATGCCCTTTTGCAGTACCTGGAGCAACAGGCACTAGAAGTTAAAGAGCGTGATGACTTGGTGCCCTTCACAGGAGAGAAGAAAGGTATGGGGACCTTGACATCCATACAACTAAGAAACCAAATGACCATCTGTCAAGTCTCCTCTCCAGCTTCCCTCTTTCAGCTCCTACCAGGAACTGAGGTGGTCCGAAATCTGtatgccagccttttttgttttgttttgttttgtttttggtgggggagttttttgttggtggtggtggttttttttttttgttttgtcttggtttttttggccatgctggggcttgaactcagggccttgtgcttgctaggcaagctaggcaggtgctctactgcttgagccacatctccagcctcttgggattttttgtttgtttatttattcacaccaccatgcccaacctgcACTCTTAAGTCCTTTTGAAAGATCAGGGGACCTAGGAATCCTGAGCTTGCAGAGGATTCAGGTTTTCAGTATCCTCTAGTGACCCAGCATTATACCTactagagaaagaaaggaaactagAGGCCAGGATCTTGGGAGAAATGATCTCTACCTGAACTATCCTTAATCTCCCCATCAGGAAAACCCTATATTCAGCCCAAAAGAGAAATTCCAGCACAGGAACAGATCACCCTGGAGCCTGAGCTGGAAGAGGCACTGGCCCATGCCACAGATGCTGAAATGTGTGACATTGCAGGTGGGCAGCTGTGGGATATTGAGAGTGGGAGGAGCATCCTCACCTTGAGGTGGGACTAGTGGGGAAGGCCTGGACATCTCAGAAAGCCTCAGGCAGTGgtttttaacttttcttatttgggttttttttttttttggtggtactggagtttgaattcagggccttacacttggtaggtaggcactctgccagccctttcttgtgttgtgtatttttgagatagagtctcaagaactatttacccatgACTGGCTTTAAActatgattttcctgatctctgcctcctgagtagctagcattacaggtgtgattactggggtttgaactcagggcatgacatttactagtcaggtgctctaccaagtAAGCCACtccattcattcactttttaatttaataagttAACATCTCAAGCACAGGGATTGTTAAAGCAAATTAAAGTGGAGATATTCTGGTCAAAATCAGCAGTCTCTGAAGATTCCCCTATCCTTTAGTGGCTCCTTAAGAAACTTCCCTGAGCCCCATCTCAATGTTTTAGAAACCACTGCCTTGGGCAGTTTAGCAAAGGGACTCCAGGGAGGGTGAGAATCCTCTCTGGAAGAGTGAAAGCAGTCAGACTGTTAAAATGCTGCCACAGAGTGGAGGCAGCAGGTGTGGAGCAAGTGTCTCTACTTATTTTCTGTGCCCCTCTGCTTACCCTCTCCAGCAATTCTCGGCATGTACACACTGATGAGCAACAAGCAATACTATGATGCCATCTGCAGTGGAGAAATCTGCAACACCGAAGGCATTAGCAGTGAGTATGGTGGGGAATGCAGACAGTCCCAGAGACTGAGACAACGTAGCAAGGGGTAAAATAGATGATTCCTTGAGAGGACATGGAGCATGAGTGATAAGAGCACCAATGGGGAGGTGATGGGGGACATGTTGTGGTTCCCTTCCTGCCTTCACCCATCAGGTGTAGTTCAGCCTGATAAGTATAAGCCAGTGCCAGATGAACCTCCAAATCCTACAAACATTGAGGAGATGCTAAAGAGGGTTCGAAACAATGACAAGGAGCTGCAGGAGGTGAACCTCAATAATATACAGGTATTTGATTCCATTCTTCCAAATAATAACACTGGGATAACTACTGACATACAAGAGTCCTTAGCCCACCATGTCCTATGCCCCTTGATAGGACATCCCGATCCCCATGCTAAGTGAGCTGTGTGAGGCGATGAAGACAAATACCTATGTCCGGAGCTTCAGTCTGGTGGCCACAAGAAGTGGTGACCCCATCGCCAATGTAAGGCTAGTTGACATGCCCACCCATAGCAGGGTTGACATAAGGTTTACACCAGGGGGTGCTGTTCCCATCATGCTTTCTTAGGGCAGCCCTTATGGCCCACAACTCTGAAGTATTGAAATCATTTTCCAAAGGACTCCAACCCTAACACCCCCAACTCTACTATGCACTTCATCCACCCACTTTGACCTCCTACCTGCTTCTGTGTCCCTATTGCCCCACATACAGCTACTCAAGGACTCTTCTCAAAGAGCTGTGTTTCCCTCTTGctcctgttctttctttcctcagtCATCTATGAAACTACTCTAATCCTAACCCAAGTCCCTACTACCCAGGCAGTGGCGGACATGTTGCGTGAGAACCGTAGTCTCCAGAGCCTGAACATTGAATCCAACTTCATTAGCAGCACAGGGCTCATGGCTGTGCTGAAGGCAGTTCGGGAAAATGCCACACTGACTGAACTCCGAGTAGACAACCAGGTCAGCA is a window from the Castor canadensis chromosome 11, mCasCan1.hap1v2, whole genome shotgun sequence genome containing:
- the Tmod4 gene encoding tropomodulin-4 isoform X2, which codes for MSSYQKELEKYRDIDEDEILRTLSPEELEQLDCELQEMDPENMLLPAGLRQRDQTKKSPTGPLDRDALLQYLEQQALEVKERDDLVPFTGEKKGKPYIQPKREIPAQEQITLEPELEEALAHATDAEMCDIAAILGMYTLMSNKQYYDAICSGEICNTEGISSVVQPDKYKPVPDEPPNPTNIEEMLKRVRNNDKELQEVNLNNIQDIPIPMLSELCEAMKTNTYVRSFSLVATRSGDPIANAVADMLRENRSLQSLNIESNFISSTGLMAVLKAVRENATLTELRVDNQGSQVNTFSFTREKQAT
- the Tmod4 gene encoding tropomodulin-4 isoform X3, with the translated sequence MLLPAGLRQRDQTKKSPTGPLDRDALLQYLEQQALEVKERDDLVPFTGEKKGKPYIQPKREIPAQEQITLEPELEEALAHATDAEMCDIAAILGMYTLMSNKQYYDAICSGEICNTEGISSVVQPDKYKPVPDEPPNPTNIEEMLKRVRNNDKELQEVNLNNIQDIPIPMLSELCEAMKTNTYVRSFSLVATRSGDPIANAVADMLRENRSLQSLNIESNFISSTGLMAVLKAVRENATLTELRVDNQRQWPGDAVEMEMATVLEQCPSIVRFGYHFTQQGPRARAAQAMTRNNELRRQQKKR
- the Tmod4 gene encoding tropomodulin-4 isoform X1, with protein sequence MSSYQKELEKYRDIDEDEILRTLSPEELEQLDCELQEMDPENMLLPAGLRQRDQTKKSPTGPLDRDALLQYLEQQALEVKERDDLVPFTGEKKGKPYIQPKREIPAQEQITLEPELEEALAHATDAEMCDIAAILGMYTLMSNKQYYDAICSGEICNTEGISSVVQPDKYKPVPDEPPNPTNIEEMLKRVRNNDKELQEVNLNNIQDIPIPMLSELCEAMKTNTYVRSFSLVATRSGDPIANAVADMLRENRSLQSLNIESNFISSTGLMAVLKAVRENATLTELRVDNQRQWPGDAVEMEMATVLEQCPSIVRFGYHFTQQGPRARAAQAMTRNNELRRQQKKR